From the genome of Nicotiana sylvestris chromosome 2, ASM39365v2, whole genome shotgun sequence, one region includes:
- the LOC104245585 gene encoding BOI-related E3 ubiquitin-protein ligase 1-like gives MAVEARHLNLFPLQQQQIISNRYNTQMGISEKIAENLVNSNLGNGFTYNTQMGTGLPLAMPMSENLLPIHQTFICDSVQPKTSMNTDSGLTFNLPTTTEVAPRKRSRDALNHQFTTCNSTAFATGPQKPSFVGDDVLPLVQQYQLDINSIISHHTKKIRLELEGQQKQQARMLVSAIGERVMKKMNEKDEQIQRMGKMNLVLQERVKSLYVENQLWRDLAQTNEATANSLRNNLEQVLAHVTDERLSDGTGFAAAAGAVEEDVESCCDSSDHGEEKEEEKEVRTLAEVARDKVEGKSKSNRMCRRCGERESCVLLLPCRHLCLCTVCGSSLQQTCPVCNSNMNATVHVNMSF, from the exons ATGGCTGTTGAAGCACGACATCTCAATCTTTTTCCTCTTCAACAACAGCAAATCATTTCAAATAGGTATAATACCCAGATGGGTATTTCAGAGAAAATTGCGGAGAATTTGGTAAATTCTAATCTGGGGAATGGATTTACATATAATACCCAGATGGGTACCGGGTTGCCTTTAGCGATGCCAATGTCAGAAAACTTGTTGCCCATTCATCAAACATTCATTTGTGATTCTGTTCAGCCGAAGACATCGATGAACACTGACAGTGGCCTTACCTTTAATCTGCCGACAACAACTGAAGTCGCTCCGAGGAAACGTTCAAGAGATGCACTCAATCATCAGTTTACTACATGTAATAGTACTGCTTTTGCTACTGGCCCTCAAAAACCATCATTTGTCGGTGATGACGTTTTGCCGCTCGTTCAACAGTATCAGTTGGATATCAACTCCATTATTTCTCATCAT aCCAAAAAGATAAGATTGGAACTAGAAGGGCAACAGAAACAGCAAGCGAGAATGCTGGTGTCAGCGATTGGTGAAAGGGTGatgaaaaaaatgaatgaaaaagatGAACAAATACAGAGAATGGGGAAGATGAATTTGGTTTTACAAGAAAGAGTGAAGAGTCTTTACGTTGAAAATCAACTGTGGAGGGACTTAGCACAAACGAACGAAGCCACAGCCAATTCATTACGTAACAACTTGGAACAAGTCCTGGCGCACGTTACCGACGAGCGCCTGTCCGACGGAACAGGGTTCGCCGCCGCCGCAGGGGCGGTGGAGGAAGACGTCGAGTCGTGCTGCGATAGCAGCGACCACGGGGAGGAAAAAGAGGAGGAGAAGGAAGTGCGCACGTTAGCGGAAGTGGCGCGGGATAAGGTGGAAGGTAAAAGTAAAAGTAACAGAATGTGCAGGAGGTGTGGAGAGAGGGAATCCTGTGTGTTGCTGTTACCGTGCAGGCATCTGTGCCTCTGCACAGTTTGTGGATCCAGTTTACAGCAAACTTGCCCTGTGTGTAATTCTAATATGAATGCCACCGTGCATGTTAACATGTCGTTTTGA